One Fuerstiella marisgermanici DNA window includes the following coding sequences:
- a CDS encoding UbiX family flavin prenyltransferase, giving the protein MESQNYVLAITGASGTAYAIRLAQAMLQSGATLHLVVSEAARQVALRELGTQLPGEAATSKEWLTFLATAFDQHPAAEWGFDSFEPPTDARLHCHSIRDYSAGIASGSFLTSGMVVCPCSMGTLSSVATGASTNLIQRAADVHLKERRPLVMVPRETPLGLIALENMVRLTNAGATILPSMPGFYQNPVCVADLVNFVVARICDHLRIPNSLIQRWGDES; this is encoded by the coding sequence ATGGAGTCGCAAAACTACGTCCTCGCCATCACCGGAGCCAGCGGGACGGCGTACGCCATCCGGTTAGCTCAAGCCATGCTGCAATCCGGAGCGACGCTGCACCTTGTCGTCAGCGAAGCCGCTCGGCAGGTCGCACTGCGAGAACTGGGAACTCAACTGCCCGGCGAAGCGGCAACGTCGAAGGAGTGGCTCACTTTTCTGGCCACAGCTTTCGATCAGCATCCCGCCGCTGAATGGGGCTTCGACAGTTTCGAACCACCCACGGACGCTCGCCTGCACTGCCATTCAATCCGAGACTACTCAGCAGGGATTGCGAGCGGTTCGTTTCTAACCAGCGGCATGGTCGTGTGCCCGTGCTCGATGGGAACGTTATCTTCCGTCGCCACTGGCGCGTCGACAAACCTGATTCAGCGAGCGGCGGATGTTCACTTGAAGGAACGTCGACCGCTGGTCATGGTACCTCGCGAAACGCCGCTTGGTCTGATTGCGTTGGAGAATATGGTGCGGCTCACGAACGCCGGTGCCACCATCCTTCCGTCCATGCCCGGCTTCTATCAGAACCCCGTTTGCGTGGCAGATCTGGTGAACTTTGTGGTCGCTCGAATCTGCGACCATTTGCGAATTCCGAATTCGCTCATCCAACGCTGGGGTGATGAGTCGTAA
- a CDS encoding SAM-dependent methyltransferase, with the protein MFGREQRRKRQIAAARTLLEQLAVQINNRVSVRLWDGTLVPLGTDVDPELVLSISGPGVIGSLLRRPTSDNLLRHYALGHIDFHGADIHTFLEALTVRNSRQRAKKINKSVLVKSLFPFLLERSTSLNVQNAYKGDSTGREREQVENLDFIQFHYDVSNEFYELFLDKEMVYTCAYFRTPETSLDQAQIDKLDMTCRKLQLQPGERFLDIGFGWGGLLCHAAKHYGVKAHGITLSTEQLEYTEQKIRSLGLQDQVTVEICDYANLEGEFDKVASICMYEHVGINNLPSFMKKVNSLMTTNGRFLLQGITRPGKTSMKEFRKLNADRRLLAKHIFPGAELDHLGHMVTSMESAGFEVADVEGWRNHYIKTCRIWCQRLYENRDTAIKCVGEEKYRMWLLYLVGCSMAFKNGGARLYQVLVEKVAKKEESGMPATRDHLYGHESRDVSNRRAA; encoded by the coding sequence ATGTTCGGACGCGAACAACGACGAAAGCGACAAATTGCAGCTGCCAGAACTTTACTGGAACAGTTGGCAGTGCAAATCAACAATCGCGTTTCGGTGCGGCTATGGGATGGAACGTTGGTGCCTCTTGGAACCGACGTTGACCCCGAACTGGTTTTGTCGATCAGCGGGCCTGGCGTGATCGGTTCACTCCTCAGACGGCCAACCTCAGACAACCTTCTGCGACACTATGCGCTAGGCCACATCGATTTTCATGGCGCCGACATTCACACGTTTCTGGAAGCGTTGACCGTTCGCAATTCGCGGCAGCGAGCGAAGAAGATCAATAAGTCAGTACTCGTGAAATCGTTGTTCCCGTTCCTGCTGGAACGTTCGACATCGTTGAATGTGCAAAACGCATACAAAGGCGACAGCACTGGTCGAGAACGCGAACAGGTTGAGAACCTCGACTTCATCCAGTTCCACTATGACGTCAGCAACGAGTTTTACGAGTTGTTTCTGGATAAGGAAATGGTCTACACGTGTGCCTATTTCCGCACCCCCGAAACGTCACTCGACCAGGCGCAAATTGACAAGCTCGACATGACGTGTCGCAAGCTGCAGCTTCAGCCCGGCGAACGTTTTCTGGACATTGGCTTCGGCTGGGGTGGCCTGCTGTGCCATGCCGCCAAACACTATGGCGTGAAAGCGCACGGCATCACGCTGTCGACGGAACAGCTCGAATACACAGAGCAAAAAATCCGTTCGCTGGGACTTCAGGATCAGGTCACGGTCGAGATCTGCGACTACGCGAATCTTGAAGGTGAGTTCGACAAGGTCGCATCGATTTGCATGTACGAACATGTAGGTATCAACAACCTGCCGAGCTTCATGAAGAAGGTCAATTCGCTGATGACCACGAACGGCCGTTTTCTACTGCAGGGGATCACTCGCCCTGGCAAGACCAGTATGAAAGAGTTCCGCAAGCTGAACGCCGATCGTCGCCTTCTGGCCAAGCACATCTTTCCGGGTGCGGAACTCGATCATCTCGGACACATGGTCACATCGATGGAATCCGCCGGCTTCGAAGTCGCAGACGTCGAAGGGTGGCGAAACCACTACATTAAGACGTGCCGAATCTGGTGCCAGCGTTTGTACGAAAACCGCGACACAGCCATCAAATGTGTGGGTGAAGAAAAATACCGCATGTGGTTGCTGTACCTAGTCGGCTGCAGCATGGCATTCAAGAACGGCGGCGCTCGGCTGTATCAGGTCCTTGTCGAAAAAGTGGCTAAGAAGGAAGAGTCCGGAATGCCCGCAACTCGCGATCACCTCTACGGCCACGAATCCCGCGACGTCTCCAACCGCCGCGCTGCTTAA
- a CDS encoding glucose-6-phosphate isomerase — MSSLLQYHPSAALAYLADGRFEGLKADLENARDETLNDVELWQSGAAVPPAKDPLDAGFIQWPEELLLDLNENGDNSLVARIENCAARIRETADGVVILGIGGSYMGMKAMFDALGHPYHNELSRSERNGVPRIYYEGWNVDSDQQKALLNLCEQRAVCATDNTVADARTAVIVISKSGGTMETAVSFRNFRALIERQFGDDAKRLIVPVTGDSGKLRDLSNEAGFEDVFSIPDGIGGRFSVLTPVGLLPAAVAGLNVRQLLQGAVAMTDHFRHADYGSNAVLDYTAVGHAFEVDQGLTTRILSTWGSKLEAVGLWYDQLLSESLGKHEKGATPLTVVNTRDLHSRGQQHQEGRRDKLITNLLPGAPNSDPLTLPEREDDHDQLNKFAGYPLPKILQAAIDGTNQAYADDNRPTADILLPTVNEHTIGQVFQMLMLATVVEGRLVGTNPYGQPGVEAYKKNMNANLSQG; from the coding sequence ATGAGTTCACTGCTGCAATATCACCCATCAGCTGCGTTGGCTTACCTTGCGGACGGACGGTTTGAGGGACTAAAAGCGGACCTCGAAAACGCACGCGATGAAACTCTGAACGACGTTGAATTGTGGCAAAGTGGCGCGGCCGTTCCACCAGCCAAAGACCCGCTGGATGCGGGGTTCATTCAATGGCCCGAAGAATTGCTGCTGGACCTGAACGAAAACGGCGACAACAGCCTTGTCGCTCGCATCGAAAACTGCGCGGCTCGGATTCGCGAAACGGCCGACGGTGTCGTGATTTTGGGCATCGGCGGATCCTACATGGGCATGAAGGCCATGTTCGACGCGTTGGGCCACCCGTACCACAACGAACTATCTCGCAGCGAACGCAACGGCGTGCCGCGAATTTATTACGAAGGCTGGAACGTTGATTCCGATCAGCAGAAGGCACTGTTGAACCTGTGCGAACAACGAGCCGTCTGCGCTACAGACAACACCGTCGCTGACGCTCGCACGGCCGTCATCGTGATCAGCAAATCCGGCGGCACGATGGAAACGGCTGTGTCGTTCCGCAATTTCCGAGCACTCATCGAACGCCAGTTTGGTGACGACGCCAAACGACTCATCGTGCCAGTCACCGGCGACAGCGGAAAGCTGCGCGACCTTTCTAACGAAGCCGGATTCGAAGACGTTTTTTCGATTCCGGACGGTATCGGCGGACGGTTTTCGGTGCTCACACCAGTCGGCCTGCTGCCAGCCGCGGTCGCCGGCCTGAACGTTCGCCAGCTGCTGCAGGGAGCGGTTGCGATGACAGATCATTTTCGCCACGCCGACTACGGCAGCAACGCCGTGCTGGATTACACGGCGGTCGGACACGCATTCGAAGTCGATCAGGGGCTGACGACTCGCATTCTGTCGACGTGGGGAAGCAAGCTGGAAGCTGTCGGCCTCTGGTACGACCAGTTGCTGTCAGAAAGTCTGGGCAAACACGAAAAAGGAGCGACCCCGCTGACAGTCGTGAACACTCGCGATTTGCACAGCCGAGGCCAGCAGCATCAGGAAGGTCGACGCGACAAACTGATCACCAACCTGCTGCCCGGTGCCCCGAATTCCGATCCGCTGACTCTGCCAGAACGCGAAGACGACCACGATCAGCTGAACAAGTTCGCCGGCTACCCTCTGCCCAAAATCCTTCAAGCTGCCATCGACGGAACCAACCAGGCCTACGCCGACGACAACCGCCCCACGGCCGACATCCTTCTGCCCACCGTTAACGAACACACCATCGGCCAGGTTTTCCAAATGCTGATGCTGGCAACGGTCGTCGAAGGCCGCCTTGTCGGCACAAATCCCTATGGCCAGCCAGGCGTGGAAGCGTACAAGAAGAATATGAACGCGAATTTGTCGCAGGGGTAA
- a CDS encoding response regulator, producing MSDSRPLTYTHRLRNQLNQIVLEAESLLQHNEFSPDEATLRQLERIESLALKLHQVESELKLSVDPEWLESVTRVLVVEDDAMQRVSLATALRAEGCFVATAADGNEAIDYLLQAMSPDVILLDLVMPHCDGVSANRVIRHSAFGGGAKVIALTAHDATDLDLSDFDAYLQKPFRIPDLLDTISAVLKSEDKAEDNGTLVTSQGQDEQHSEL from the coding sequence ATGTCGGATTCACGTCCTCTCACATACACCCACCGACTCAGAAACCAACTCAACCAAATCGTGTTGGAAGCAGAATCATTGCTTCAGCACAATGAGTTCTCACCGGACGAAGCCACACTGCGACAACTGGAACGCATCGAATCGTTGGCGCTGAAGCTTCATCAGGTGGAATCAGAACTGAAGTTGAGTGTCGATCCTGAGTGGTTGGAATCCGTCACGCGCGTGCTGGTTGTTGAAGACGACGCGATGCAACGAGTCAGCCTCGCGACTGCTCTTCGCGCTGAAGGTTGTTTTGTGGCGACGGCCGCTGACGGCAACGAAGCGATCGATTACCTGTTGCAGGCCATGTCGCCCGACGTCATCCTTCTGGACCTCGTGATGCCTCATTGCGATGGCGTTTCTGCGAATCGAGTAATCCGACATTCGGCGTTTGGTGGCGGCGCGAAAGTAATCGCACTGACAGCTCACGACGCCACAGATCTGGACCTGTCTGACTTCGACGCTTACCTTCAAAAGCCATTCAGAATTCCAGACCTGCTCGACACAATCAGCGCGGTCCTGAAAAGCGAAGATAAGGCCGAAGACAACGGTACGCTGGTGACGTCTCAAGGGCAGGACGAACAACACAGCGAACTTTAA
- the glnA gene encoding type I glutamate--ammonia ligase, whose translation MTATAQPLKEQSPREVLALCRQREIRAIDLRFADFLGQQRHVTIPAEQLTEARFEDGFGFDGSSMQGWQAIHESDMLIVPDAQTAFVDPCLQNTLAILCNVKDPVTHQSYPRDPRHVARKAEMYMQSTGIADQANVGSDIEFFVFDSVVFDQNAHEAYYRIDSSEGEWNGDSDRPSSTAHQIRHRDGYLTMPPMDTLQDLRTELMLVLAESGVAVNSQQRATATGGQCHLDLKAAPLQRAGDHLLRLKYLARNFAARHGKVATFMPKPVFNDNGSGLHLHLSLWKDGSPLFAGAGYGGLSETAMYAMGGILKHAPSLLAFCCPSTNSYKRLIPGFEAPVNLSYSYRNRSAAIRIPVNSGDEADRRIEFRCPDPTCNPYLAMSAVLMAMLDGIQNRISSGKPLDKDLYDLAPEERRDVPSTPATLEHALAALESNHDFLLRGDVFTPDVIENWVRFKRSEEVDALNQRPHPYEFALYF comes from the coding sequence ATGACAGCGACCGCTCAGCCATTGAAAGAACAGTCTCCGCGAGAAGTCCTCGCCCTGTGCCGCCAGCGCGAAATCCGTGCGATTGATCTTCGCTTCGCCGATTTCCTGGGCCAACAAAGACACGTCACGATCCCGGCCGAACAGCTGACCGAAGCCAGGTTCGAAGACGGGTTCGGCTTCGACGGTTCGTCCATGCAGGGTTGGCAGGCGATTCATGAAAGTGACATGCTGATCGTCCCCGATGCTCAGACGGCGTTCGTCGACCCGTGCCTGCAGAACACGCTCGCGATTTTGTGCAACGTCAAGGATCCCGTCACGCACCAAAGCTATCCGCGAGACCCCCGCCATGTGGCTCGCAAGGCCGAAATGTATATGCAGTCGACGGGCATCGCGGACCAGGCCAACGTCGGCAGCGACATCGAATTCTTCGTGTTCGACAGCGTTGTCTTTGACCAGAACGCTCACGAAGCCTACTACCGCATCGACAGCAGTGAAGGCGAATGGAACGGCGACAGCGACCGTCCATCGTCGACCGCTCACCAAATTCGTCACCGCGACGGCTACCTCACAATGCCGCCGATGGACACGCTTCAGGACCTTCGCACGGAACTGATGCTGGTGCTGGCGGAAAGTGGCGTGGCGGTTAACAGCCAGCAGCGAGCGACCGCGACTGGCGGCCAGTGCCACCTGGACCTCAAAGCAGCCCCGCTACAACGCGCCGGGGACCACCTGCTGCGACTGAAATACCTGGCTCGCAACTTCGCGGCTCGGCACGGCAAAGTGGCAACCTTCATGCCCAAGCCCGTCTTCAACGACAACGGCTCCGGTCTGCACCTGCACTTGTCTTTGTGGAAAGACGGCTCGCCGCTGTTCGCGGGCGCTGGCTACGGCGGCCTAAGCGAAACCGCCATGTACGCGATGGGCGGAATTCTCAAACACGCGCCGTCCCTGCTGGCGTTCTGCTGCCCGTCGACCAACAGCTACAAACGACTGATTCCCGGATTCGAAGCCCCGGTCAACCTGTCCTACAGTTACCGCAATCGGTCGGCCGCGATTCGCATCCCGGTGAATTCCGGCGACGAAGCAGATCGACGCATTGAGTTCCGGTGCCCGGATCCTACCTGCAATCCGTACCTCGCGATGTCGGCCGTGCTGATGGCGATGCTGGACGGAATCCAAAATCGCATCAGCTCCGGCAAGCCGCTGGACAAAGACTTGTATGACCTCGCGCCAGAAGAACGACGAGACGTGCCGTCGACGCCCGCGACGCTGGAACACGCTTTGGCCGCTCTTGAATCCAACCACGATTTCCTACTGCGAGGCGACGTGTTTACTCCGGACGTGATCGAGAACTGGGTCCGCTTCAAACGCTCCGAAGAAGTCGACGCCCTCAACCAACGCCCTCACCCCTACGAATTCGCCCTCTACTTTTAG
- a CDS encoding DNA gyrase/topoisomerase IV subunit B, with translation MSTATKSNYTGSDIEVLEGLEPVRKRPSMYIGGVDSRGLHHLLWEVVDNSVDEFLAGECKRIVVTLHKDGSSCTVSDDGRGIPVDKHPKMKKSSLEVILTTLHAGGKFDNKSYARSGGLHGVGSSVVNALSSKMVATIHRDGHEWTQTYRRGKPTAPAKKVKPFRGHGTTIFFQPDDTIFRRTQFNSETIRQHLEDISYIHGGLTIVFKDEHKGETHELHHPDGIVSYIEKVIGDSGKKTVHDLLFKTDKDDKVARVELVLKWTESTDEQIRSYVNGIRTHAGGTHENGMKAGLAKAVRNYMEVHSFKPRGVNITTDDIREGVVAVLSIFHGDPMFQGQTKERLNNPEMTSMIDGLVRPALENWLNNNPTVADAILGRIVLSARARLASRDAVSDVKRKSVANRRTNLPGKLVDCQTKNTGDSELFIVEGDSAGGTAVMGRNSSTQAVLPLRGKILNTESLGLSKILKNQEINDLVETLGTGIGPNFDIHRLRYARIILLMDADSDGYHISTLLLTFFFRHMTELIRQGKLFIAQPPLFRIEVGKTTHYAQTDAHKEEILASLPENRTPTVLRFKGLGEMNSSQLRDTTLNPAARVLLRVDIESQLEADQTFHQLLGKEASERYKVIMEDASFADDVDA, from the coding sequence ATGAGTACCGCGACAAAAAGTAATTATACCGGCAGCGACATTGAAGTTCTTGAGGGGCTGGAACCGGTCCGCAAGCGTCCGTCCATGTACATTGGAGGTGTGGATTCGCGAGGACTGCATCATCTGTTGTGGGAAGTGGTCGACAACTCGGTTGATGAATTTCTGGCGGGCGAATGCAAACGCATTGTGGTGACTCTGCATAAGGACGGCAGCAGTTGTACGGTCAGCGATGACGGCCGTGGCATCCCCGTCGACAAGCATCCAAAGATGAAGAAGTCGTCGTTGGAAGTTATTCTGACGACGCTGCATGCAGGCGGAAAATTCGACAACAAAAGCTACGCTCGCAGCGGCGGACTGCACGGCGTGGGTTCGTCTGTGGTCAACGCGCTGTCGTCGAAGATGGTCGCGACGATTCATCGAGACGGGCACGAATGGACACAGACGTATCGGCGAGGCAAGCCGACTGCTCCGGCGAAGAAAGTGAAGCCGTTTCGAGGCCACGGGACCACGATTTTCTTTCAGCCGGACGACACGATCTTTCGGCGTACGCAGTTCAATTCAGAAACGATCCGTCAGCACCTGGAAGACATTTCGTACATCCACGGCGGCCTGACGATCGTGTTCAAAGACGAACACAAAGGCGAAACTCACGAACTGCACCACCCGGACGGCATTGTCAGCTACATCGAAAAAGTGATCGGTGACAGCGGCAAGAAAACCGTTCACGACTTGTTGTTCAAGACGGACAAAGATGACAAGGTGGCTCGGGTTGAGCTGGTTCTGAAGTGGACGGAAAGCACGGACGAACAGATCCGCAGCTACGTCAACGGCATCCGCACTCATGCTGGTGGAACTCATGAAAACGGCATGAAAGCGGGACTGGCAAAAGCCGTTCGCAACTATATGGAGGTGCACAGCTTTAAGCCGCGTGGAGTAAACATCACGACGGACGACATCCGCGAAGGTGTCGTGGCTGTGCTGTCGATTTTTCACGGCGACCCGATGTTTCAGGGGCAGACCAAAGAGCGGCTGAATAACCCGGAAATGACGTCGATGATCGACGGCCTTGTGCGTCCGGCGCTGGAAAACTGGCTGAACAATAACCCGACTGTGGCCGACGCGATTCTGGGGCGCATCGTGCTTTCTGCGCGAGCTCGCCTGGCCAGCCGCGATGCGGTGAGCGACGTGAAACGCAAGTCGGTGGCCAACCGACGGACGAATCTACCGGGCAAGCTGGTGGATTGTCAGACCAAGAATACCGGCGATTCAGAACTGTTTATCGTGGAAGGTGATTCGGCCGGCGGAACTGCCGTGATGGGCCGCAATTCGTCGACTCAAGCCGTGCTGCCGCTGCGAGGCAAGATTCTGAATACGGAGTCGTTGGGCTTATCAAAGATTCTGAAGAACCAGGAAATCAACGACCTTGTCGAAACGCTGGGAACGGGCATTGGGCCGAATTTTGACATTCATCGCCTGAGGTACGCTCGCATCATTCTGCTCATGGATGCCGACAGCGACGGGTACCATATTTCCACTCTGCTGCTGACCTTCTTCTTCCGCCATATGACGGAATTGATCCGACAGGGCAAGTTGTTTATCGCTCAACCGCCCCTGTTCCGGATCGAAGTCGGCAAGACAACTCACTACGCGCAGACAGATGCGCATAAAGAGGAGATCCTTGCATCGCTGCCTGAGAATCGGACGCCGACGGTGCTGCGGTTCAAGGGGCTGGGCGAAATGAATTCGTCGCAGCTGCGTGACACGACGCTGAATCCTGCGGCTCGTGTTTTGCTGCGAGTCGACATCGAGAGTCAGCTGGAAGCAGACCAGACGTTTCACCAGCTGTTGGGCAAGGAAGCGTCTGAGCGATACAAAGTCATCATGGAAGACGCGAGTTTCGCTGACGACGTAGACGCTTAA
- a CDS encoding metal-dependent hydrolase, with translation MTTKITWLGHSAFQVETAGKTILLDPFFTGNPAATVSADSVAADAILITHGHGDHIGDTVDIAKRTGALVVANFEIVTWLQGQGLENVHAMHIGGSHAFDFGTVKLTIAHHGSALPDNSYGGNPAGIILKTADGNIYFAGDTALFSDMQLIGDEDLEVAVLPIGDNFTMGPDDSVKATNFLSPRIVIPQHYNTWPLINQDTAAWETNINLQTSATPVVLQVGEHFDLS, from the coding sequence ATGACAACTAAAATTACATGGCTGGGCCATTCCGCCTTTCAAGTCGAAACGGCAGGCAAGACGATTCTGCTGGACCCGTTTTTTACCGGCAACCCGGCGGCCACTGTCTCGGCAGATTCCGTTGCCGCCGATGCAATCTTGATTACTCACGGGCACGGCGATCATATCGGTGACACCGTCGACATCGCCAAACGCACGGGCGCGTTGGTGGTGGCAAATTTTGAGATCGTCACATGGTTGCAGGGACAGGGGCTGGAGAACGTCCACGCGATGCACATCGGCGGCAGTCATGCGTTTGACTTCGGCACCGTGAAGCTCACGATCGCTCACCACGGATCGGCTTTGCCAGACAACAGCTACGGCGGAAACCCCGCCGGCATCATTCTGAAGACCGCCGACGGCAACATCTACTTCGCCGGCGACACAGCTCTGTTTTCAGACATGCAGTTGATCGGCGACGAAGACCTGGAAGTCGCCGTACTGCCAATCGGCGACAACTTCACCATGGGGCCAGACGACAGCGTGAAAGCTACCAACTTCCTGTCGCCCAGAATCGTGATTCCGCAGCACTACAACACGTGGCCACTGATCAATCAGGACACGGCCGCATGGGAAACCAATATCAATCTACAGACCTCCGCCACCCCCGTCGTCCTCCAGGTCGGCGAACACTTTGACCTTTCGTAG
- the trxA gene encoding thioredoxin yields MAENLQEFTDANFDADVLKSSEPVLVDFWAPWCGPCRMLMPTIEELAGEYAGKVKIGKVNTDENQQTAAGYGITSIPTVMLFKDGEMVDKVVGAPPKEHFVKMLDSAVG; encoded by the coding sequence ATGGCAGAAAATCTGCAGGAATTTACCGATGCAAACTTTGATGCGGACGTGCTGAAATCGTCGGAACCCGTCCTTGTGGACTTCTGGGCGCCATGGTGCGGACCTTGTCGCATGCTCATGCCGACCATCGAAGAACTCGCGGGCGAATACGCGGGAAAAGTTAAAATAGGCAAAGTGAATACGGACGAGAACCAGCAAACAGCGGCTGGTTACGGAATTACGAGCATCCCGACTGTGATGCTGTTCAAAGACGGCGAAATGGTCGATAAAGTTGTCGGAGCACCTCCGAAAGAACATTTCGTGAAGATGCTGGACTCGGCAGTCGGCTGA
- a CDS encoding RAD55 family ATPase has translation MTNANRQSTGIPKLDEALGGGLIPGTLTVVMGATGIGKTQLGVSYAQAGEQQEGQTGVIFDLTTRGDSQNQAEYAERMFNWKLRQRKLIDRIDPAVVWDEAEIRSDYLHVFHRGGRRVTIGDMPPEQWQEFKADLMRRLDQTIAFFYGNFVHGVRRAVIDGVEPTEKDSDSFQFHLFDYIYHQILRKEHDWLARDLFRVHFRSQQEKVEQHAYDNQDIGGLLLYTSHEVMLDDLLSRPIQSGDVLSNANTIIMLGKTRDGNKIGRALYVAKHRGSACSDEILPYQIAEQGLQILPS, from the coding sequence ATGACCAACGCCAATCGACAATCCACCGGCATTCCGAAGCTTGACGAAGCGCTAGGCGGAGGCCTGATTCCGGGAACGCTGACCGTGGTCATGGGCGCCACCGGTATTGGAAAAACGCAACTCGGCGTCAGTTACGCTCAAGCCGGCGAACAGCAGGAAGGTCAGACCGGCGTCATCTTCGACCTGACCACGCGCGGCGATTCACAAAACCAGGCAGAATATGCCGAACGGATGTTCAACTGGAAACTCCGCCAGCGAAAATTAATCGATCGCATCGACCCGGCCGTGGTTTGGGACGAAGCGGAAATTCGATCCGACTACCTTCACGTCTTTCACCGTGGTGGTCGGCGAGTCACAATCGGTGACATGCCGCCGGAACAATGGCAGGAGTTCAAAGCCGATTTAATGAGACGTCTGGATCAGACGATTGCCTTCTTCTATGGCAACTTTGTGCATGGGGTGCGGCGAGCTGTCATCGATGGCGTTGAGCCGACGGAGAAGGATTCTGACTCGTTCCAGTTCCATTTGTTCGACTACATTTATCACCAGATCCTGCGCAAAGAACACGACTGGCTGGCTCGCGATTTGTTCCGCGTCCATTTTCGGTCGCAGCAAGAAAAGGTCGAGCAGCACGCTTACGACAACCAGGACATCGGCGGCCTGCTGCTGTACACCAGTCACGAAGTGATGCTGGACGACCTGCTTTCACGGCCGATTCAATCGGGCGATGTGCTATCGAACGCCAACACCATTATCATGCTCGGCAAAACGCGCGACGGCAACAAGATTGGCCGAGCCCTCTACGTCGCCAAGCATCGCGGCAGCGCGTGCAGCGACGAAATTCTGCCGTACCAAATCGCGGAACAAGGCCTTCAGATTTTGCCGTCGTAG
- a CDS encoding cold-shock protein yields MAEGTIKRMTDKGFGFIEDGSGKDMFFHSSALEGIRYEELREGQQVSYNVGEGPKGPRAENVRVV; encoded by the coding sequence ATGGCAGAAGGTACGATCAAGCGAATGACCGACAAGGGATTCGGTTTTATTGAGGACGGAAGCGGGAAAGACATGTTCTTTCATAGCTCAGCCCTGGAAGGCATCCGTTACGAAGAACTGCGAGAAGGCCAGCAGGTCTCTTACAACGTCGGCGAAGGCCCTAAAGGACCACGCGCAGAAAACGTTCGCGTCGTCTGA